ACATTTTTTGCAATGATCATGCATTAGTTTTATTATCAGATATAAAAATAAGCCAACCActacttagggaaaaaaaggaaaaggcaaaaggaaatatGTGTTCGGAACTACATTCCTCAGCATTAAACCACCacagctttgaactgtgtctgtgagcatctgtaatttatctccatttattttgtgcatcaaaaccaagagaggggggatccctgggtggctcggtggtttgccgcctgcctttggcccagggtgcgatcctggggctcccggcatggagcctgcctctctctctgtctatcatcaatcaatcaatcaatcttaaacaaacaaacaaacaaacaagagagGTTATTCTTCGAGTCTGGGAATGCTTGaaatgtttccatataaattaattgtagggcagcccgggtggctcagcggtttagcgccgccttcagcccagggcgtgatcctggagacccgggattgagtcccacgtcgggctccctgcatggagcctgcttctccctctgcctgtgtctctgcctctctctatgtctctcatgaataaataaataaataaaatcttaaaaaaaataaattaattgtaaTTCCGTAGTTACTTTATGCCATTTCCGCTTACGGAACACTCCACATTTGGATAGGAGGAAACCTTTGTAAAGTTCCTCCAGGTCAACCTTCGAGCCAGATGCCACACTCAAGAGAGTGAGGGGTGGGGATATCTCAGAGACTCCATGGTTCCTCTAAACTCCCTCCAGTTACAGCCAAGGAACTCCTCACCCAAAAAGCAGAAGAACTTGCACGTGGCTTAGTCCTCTGTCTCTCCTACTCACCCCAGCTGTGGTCActaacagtgcctggcagggaCAGAACAGCAGTTCACTAGAAGAGTCTGAATAGGACTggatggtgaatggataaagtcCCTAGTTGGGTGATCCGGCACagacagacggagaagcagaggCTGCTGACCCGACTCCTACCATAGAAGGGGTCACGCCAGACAAAGTTTGGGGCTAGTTGCCAACCAGGGCAGTTTGCTGAGGATAAAAAAGCAGCAGTAATAGGGGAGCCGTGCCTCAGGGTCAAATGTTCCCTCTGAGACCCTCTATTGCCCCAAACAGAGACAGACGAACACACGGAAAGGCGAACGCAAGGGAGTACTCAGTATCTCTCATACCTGATACAGGAATCTGGCTCTTCTTGGCAGTCAACGTTGCACATGAAACGCTCCCAGTGCAGCCAGCCCATGGTAGGGGTCATCGCCAAGCCATTGTCCAGGGCCCTGGCCCCAGGGACGCTCCAGAGAACCAGGGCCAGGAAGCGAAGTGCCAGTAGGAAGCACGGCTGCAGCAACTGGCTCTTCAGCTTCATTGTCACCGTAATGCAGTGTTAAATTTCTATTGGTAATCTGggcttttaaatttaactttaggGGCGGACCAATCAGCGGTGAGTTATTAAATAACGACGTTATTGTTTCTCGGGCAACTGGGACGGTGATCCCCAGAGGCAAACCAATGATCAGTCACATAAGGCGCACCGCAACCAACCACACGCTTTCTTTCTTGATATTGGCCCTCCCTGTTTCCATACCAGAAGGAAGTGCGGCACTTAAGAGATCCCGAGTCTAAGCCGAGAGTTGCTCACGTGACCGAGATCTCACATGACGTAGGTGGTCACGTGATCAGCCGCTTACGTGAGCAGAAGTAGTTCTGGTCGTCGTCTACCGTCTCGCTATAGCCGTttgagggaagaaggaggaaaattgTCCGGTATCGTTAGAGGTTGGTGTGTGGGTGGGAACTGGGGACCCGAGGGTGGTGCTGATGAAGACCAAAGCAGGATCCGCGGGCCGCCTCCGCCTTTTTCGTTCCCTGCtttcccctcccccgctccccctcccccatctcagtGCCGGGAAGCCGCCTTTGCTGCGCCTGGTGGGGAAATGGTGGACGTTCGTGACTGTGTATGTGTTTCTGTATATCAGTCTGTCTGGGTGGGTCTCAGGGGACCCTTAAGAGAAACTGTGAGGTGAAAACGCTTGAAAACCACGTCCTTGGgttaggaaaaacaaatattgagaCTAGTGGCCAGAGTGCTCGTCCATCCATTCAGGCACTTAGTCCCCACTGATTGTAGGGGGACGCACCAAGTGAATTTTATCTGTAGAGTCACATCTAGGCAAACGCTGCGTGCCTGACCGAGGCGCCCAATAAATGTTTTTACtgaattgaatatttaaataacgcttatttttctacttataatAACAACCTACACCTAGTTTTGAACATTCAAAAAATAACAGTatagtataaatttaaaaaatacatgcagTTCCTCACCAGGAGATAACTACTCAGCATTTTGGTGTATAAAAAGTATGTGTAtaacacacatataaatacacaatTTCTTAACCCACAAATGGAATCCTAGTTCCTACTTCAGCAACTTAGTCCTGGTGGCCTTCCCAGGAGATACAGTAGTGAAGCAGAATCTCCCTTCCACTACAGAAGGGATGTTAATTTCTGGAGTGCTACAGGGACATGAAATGGGATTGGTCATCCAAGAGATAGGGCATGCTAAAGACCAGCCCATTAATCAGTCACTCACCCCTAAAGATGGTTTATATGAAGAGTATTATTTGAGGATGCAGTGTGCCAGGCATATAATAAGCAATTAGTAAATGTTGGCTGAATCCTCAGTGTAGTTTTATGGCAGTTAATAAACTTTGTACTTTCTTTCCAAGAGGACCATGTCAGATAAGCCATGCACATATACAAAGttagaaaactttataaaaaatatttaaaattttttgctgaaataaaattaatctgtatagaaaattaagaatgcacaagaaattgaaaaaataacatttaaaaagtcataaactTGCCACTCAGAGAAATCACTATTAACATTTGATGCATTccccatgtatatatatatatttctaatattttgtttcaattacagtgatttttaaaaattaaaattataaagaagtatATGGAGTAAATTGTGAAAATCTACTTCAGTCTACCTCCCCCAGTTCCTGCTTTCTCAGAAAACAaatttgtattatatactttCAGATCTTCTAtgcatttacatacatatatacttgcatgcttatattttaaaataggatcaCACTCTGCATATTctatttaatacattttggaaATCTAGATTACGGcagatcttttttcttaaatgcagcatagaattccattttctttttttaagattttatgtattagagagtgagagaaagagcacgagcagggggaagaggtagagggagaaggagaggaagaagcagactcctcccaaggagcctgatgtcacgactcaaccccaggaccctgggatcatgacctgagctaaaggcagatgcttaactgactgagccactcaggcctgGAGGATTCCATTTTAAGGATAAAGTATACTGTAATTTATTCAGCCTTTCACCTATTGATGAATTGTTAGGTTTCTAATTTTCTGCCATTAGTAACAGTGCAATAGCAGTGAACATTTGTGAGTATTTCTGTTGACCAGTTTCCGGAAGGAATTTTAGCAGGGTCAAacaatatgtaaacatatatatttttttacatagttGAGATTATAAAGCATCTGTGATCCTGGTTCATGAGATTATAGCATATGTAGTTCTTcatgttgttaaatatttatgtaattttaaaattgtgtaatACTCTTTAATAAAATACCTTTTGAAGAATATATAGCTTCATAAATCTTTGTCTGAATTTCAGATCATCTCTTTAGGGCACATAATCTGAAATGGATTTACTATATCAGAAGGCATGATACATGTTTCCAGATTGCTTTCCAGAAGTACTGTATCTACTTTCACTCCTCTAGGAGTGGTTGTGAACCCTGAATATTAGCATTGGCTTATCCTTACTGTTTAATTTTCACTGTCTTGGTAGGTGAAAAATGTTGATtaattctggttttaatttcGATTTCTGATAATTGATGAAGTTTGAACATTTCTCAGACAACTCTCCTATATCCTCACATCTGCATTCCTCCTGTATTTAATCTGTTATCACGTCCTGCAGAGTCCACTGCTTTCAATGTGTAGATtacatccttcctttcttttttatttatttatttttaaaaatatttatttgaaagagagcccacacacaagtgggggggagggggaacagagagagagggagaagtagacttcccactaagcagtGAGCTCCAGGATGTCTTGACTCAAtccccgggaccctgagatcaggacctgagccgaaggcagctgcttaaccaactgagccacccaggggctatcctttcttttttaaaactgttgcCTTAGGTGAAATCCTTATTGCCAAAAAGAGGTTGGGGTTATAACTGATCCTGCTTGTGTCACACCAGCCCCCTCTGTTTGAGTTCCACACTGTTGCCAGGGTGATCTATTATTTGAAAAGGCTCTGGTTACCTCACTTTCCTCCCCTCACTCCCTTACCCACTCCCTTACCCATTCCCTTACCCTCACTCCCCTACCCCACTCCTCTGTTTTAAAACCCTTAGAAGACTCTTAACGTTTGTCTATCAAGTAAGGCCTTTGGGATCTTACTCTCTACCTTGCCAGCCTTAACTTCTTGCCTGGGCTCATCCTATTTTATGCtccattgtaatttttaaaaatttatttgtggaTCCTTGAACTGGTGAGTCTGTTTAAACAATTCTGTGCCAACTGTTAGAATTGACCAACTAGTCCCTGTTTTATACCACCTTTTCACGCTATACAGAATTTTGTCATAGCAGGAATAATGTTTATTTGCCCTTTTGCCTTTAGTAAAGATGTATAATGCCCCTGTAGGACTATAAACCCTTTCTTGGTTTATTGATCCTTGTATCCCAAAGCCAAGTACTGGACTTGccagttgaaaaatataaaatgaatgtatGATCACCCTtaatgtctttttcccatttattgCTTAGGCCTtaatatttccttgattttattaattggcaTGAGTTCATTATATAAGGATATTAATGTACTGTTGTGTCTTCTCAAGTGTATTGTCTTTTAATTCTGTTTAATCTTACCTTTGATGTaatgaagtttttcatttttatgtaatcagGTATAGCTATCTCGTATTTGTTCACAGCTTCCAGTGATTTTGCTGCTGATTTTTTATGCCTTTTGTGTTCTATGATGTTAATATATGTTcaatatagaaaacctaaaacaTAGAAATGTCCAAAGAAAATACTCCTTTAATAAAAAAGTTCCCATAAGCCTACTGCCCAGAAATAACCACTATTAACGGTATTCAACACATAATAGGTATTGAGTAAATAATCTttggatgaatgaattaaaaatttggtgcagtctttttatttatatgaatattttagaaCAAAGCTATCCGTTTGAGTTTTATATTAttggtttgcttttttctcttactatgttgtgaacatttttccatgacaatagtcttctaattttttttttagctacacTGAAACTGCATTGAGCCAAGCTTGCCACCAAGAGCCCAACAATCATCATGATGCTGAGCACGGAAGGCAGGGAGGGGTTCGTGGTGAAGGTCAGGGGCCTACCCTGGTCCTGCTCAGCTGATGAAGTGATGCGCTTCTTCTCTGATTGCAAGATCCAAAACGGCACATCAGGTATTCGTTTCATCTATACCAGAGAAGGCAGACCAAGTGGTGAAGCGTTTGTCGAACTTGAATCCGAAGATGAAGTGAAATTGGCATTGAAGAAGGACAGAGAAACCATGGGACACAGATACGTTGAAGTGTTCAAGTCCAACAGTGTTGAAATGGATTGGGTGTTGAAGCATACAGGTCCGAATAGTCCTGATACTGCCAACGATGGCTTCGTCCGGCTTAGAGGACTCCCATTTGGCTGTAGCAAGGAAGAGATTGTTCAGTTCTTTTCAGGGTTGGAAATTGTGCCAAATGGGATGACACTGCCGGTGGACTTTCAGGGGCGGAGCACGGGGGAGGCCTTTGTGCAGTTTGCTTCGCAGGAGATAGCTGAAAAGGCCTTaaagaaacacaaggaaagaaTAGGGCATAGGTACATTGAAATCTTCAAGAGTAGCCGAGCTGAAGTCCGAACCCACTACGACCCCCCGCGAAAGCTCATGGCTATGCAGCGGCCAGGTCCTTATGATAGGCCAGGGGCTGGCAGAGGGTATAATAGTATTGGCAGAGGGACTGGGTTTGAAAGGATGAGGCGTGGTGCCTATGGTGGAGGGTATGGAGGCTATGATGACTATGGTGGCTATAATGATGGCTATGGCTTTGGGTCTGATAGATTTGGAAGAGACCTCAATTACTGTTTTTCAGGGATGTCTGACCATAGATATGGAGATGGTGGGTCCAGTTTCCAGAGCACCACAGGGCACTGTGTACACATGAGGGGATTACCTTACAGagccactgagaatgatat
The nucleotide sequence above comes from Canis lupus dingo isolate Sandy chromosome X, ASM325472v2, whole genome shotgun sequence. Encoded proteins:
- the HNRNPH2 gene encoding heterogeneous nuclear ribonucleoprotein H2 — protein: MMLSTEGREGFVVKVRGLPWSCSADEVMRFFSDCKIQNGTSGIRFIYTREGRPSGEAFVELESEDEVKLALKKDRETMGHRYVEVFKSNSVEMDWVLKHTGPNSPDTANDGFVRLRGLPFGCSKEEIVQFFSGLEIVPNGMTLPVDFQGRSTGEAFVQFASQEIAEKALKKHKERIGHRYIEIFKSSRAEVRTHYDPPRKLMAMQRPGPYDRPGAGRGYNSIGRGTGFERMRRGAYGGGYGGYDDYGGYNDGYGFGSDRFGRDLNYCFSGMSDHRYGDGGSSFQSTTGHCVHMRGLPYRATENDIYNFFSPLNPMRVHIEIGPDGRVTGEADVEFATHEDAVAAMAKDKANMQHRYVELFLNSTAGTSGGAYDHSYVELFLNSTAGASGGAYGSQMMGGMGLSNQSSYGGPASQQLSGGYGGGYGGQSSMSGYDQVLQENSSDYQSNLA